From Rhodothermales bacterium:
ATCCCCGCGAACGCGGGGACCCATTGAACAATCGAGAATACCTCACTTGCAGTTCCTGGCTTGCTTCAGCGCAACATTAAAGCCTGGATGGTTCCCCGCCTTCGCGGGATGACTTGCTCTGTATGCCATATGCAATTCTGAACGGCTTCTAAGCCTGCAACCTGCAACCTATAACCTGTAACCTGTAACCATTTACTCAATCACCTTTGGCGGTTTCTCCCGGACCTTATCGCCCTCGGCAATGCCCGAGAGGACCTCGATCTGGATGGCGTCGCTTAGGCCAGTCTGGATGATGCGTTCCTCCAGCGCGTTGTCGGCCAGGAGGACATTCACGCGCGCGGTGTCGCCACTGAATTCGATGACGCGTTCGGGGATCAGCAGGACGTTCACCCGTTGTTCGATAATGATCTCGGCGTTGGCCGAATAGCCGGCCCGAAGCACCACGGTTGCCGGGTTGCTTTCCGGAGAGGTGGCCTCTTTCTCGGTGGCGGAGAGGATTTCGAGTTCGACGGGGAAAACGGTCGAGTTGTCCTCTTTTTCAGCCTTGAGCCAGATCCTGGCCAGCAAGCCGGTGACCTTGGCGTTAGGGAGGGCGCCGACTTTGATGACGGAGTTCATGCCCTCCTTGAGACGCCCTACATCGATTTCATCTACCGTGCCGCGGAAGATCAGGTCGTTCATATCCGCCATCGTCATCAGCACCGTGCCCTCCTGGTAGGAGGTGAGGGGCACTACGTTGTCGCCGATCTCGACCATCTTATCCAGAATAAACCCGCTGACGGGGGCGCGGACGACGGTTTCGAAGCTGCCGCTTTCGGTGGACACGCGGCCTTCCCGGAGCAACTCCAACTGCTCACGGGCTATCTGGACCTGCAGGCGGGCCTCTTCGTAGCTGCGGCGGGAGCGCTCGAATTCCTGGTCGGCCACCAGCTGTTTGTCGTGCAGCGTCGTCTGGCGGTCGTATTCCGCCTTCAAATTGTTCACCTCAAGCTCGCGCAGCTGGATCATGCGCTCGGCGTCGACCAGTTCGCGGGGGGTTGGGGTGGGCTTGATCTCGAGGAGCGGATCGCCGGCCTTCACAAAGTCGCCCACGTCGGCGAACTGGCGGCGGGCGACGCCGGAGAACTGGGATTTGACGCTCACTTCGACGCGGGGCTCGATGGTGCCTACGGCCAGGGCCTTGTCGACGATGTCGCCCCGGGAGGCCAAGACATGCGGGATGACCTCTTCTTGGTCCTTGTCACTGTACGCTTTGTAGGCGGCTCCGCCGCCGCCAACGATGACTATGATGATGCCCAATATCAACATCAGGCGTTTGGCTCCTTTCATAAGTCTCGAAGTGGCGGGTGAATGGGAGGGCCGGCTCGTGGCGGCTGGTCGTACACTCTGGCTCCGTACGGCCGACGCCGAAGCGATGTTACAGGAGCCCGGGATGCCGGCTAGAAAAGTAGCAGTAAAAAATATCGATGCGGCGGCAACTTGATCGTTGTACTCCTGTAAAAGAGTTGACAAAGTGTCAATAGTCTTCTAAGCCATGTCCACCTCAGAACGACGTCAGGAAGAGAAAGAGCGCCGGCGCACCGAAATCGTCGATGCGGCGGAGCGCGTGTTCGCGATGAAGGGTCTCGACCGGGCGACGATGGCGGATGTGGCGGACGAAGCCCGGCTGAGCCGTGGGCTCGTTTATTTTTACTTTAAAGACAAGGACGACCTTTACCTGGCGCTGACGGTGCGCGCCTTCGAGCGGCTTCGGGAAGCGTTTGAAACGGCCGTCGTCCACCAGCCGGATGGGTTGCACAAGATCACCGCCATCGGACGGGCCTATGTAGCCTTCCACCGCGAACAACCGCTGTATTTCCAGGCGATGGCGGACATCGAGGCGCGCGCCGTGCCGATGGCGCCTGTCGAGGCCACGGAGAATGCTACCGCATGTATGCGCGAGGGGGAGTGCATCCTCCAGTTCATGGCCGCCGTCATCACCGAAGGTATCGCCGACGGCTCGATTCGGCCGGATGTCGGAGACCCCATGCTGACGGGGATCAATCTCTGGGGCTTCACCCACGGCATCATTCAGCTGGCCGCGAACAAAGCGGACATGTTATTCGAACTCCACCAGGTCCACAGCGAAGCCCTCATCGACCAGGGATTTCACATGATGCTGCGCGCACTCGCCCCGCCAACCCCGGGATAAAAAAATTTGCTTTTTCCATTGACAAAACGTCAAAAGATGATGAAACGCCAATGCATATGTGCCGTCAATGGCCGCTTCTGGCTGCTGCTTCTGCTGGCGGCGCTGTTGGGCGTCTACCTGTTCCGGCCCGAGCCGGCTCGGGCGCAGACACCCTTGGAAGGGTATGTCGAGGCCGGCCTGGTCAGTAACCTCGCGCTCCAACAGCGTTCGCTCGATCTGGAGAAGAGCCTTCGGGCGTTGGACGAAGCGCGGGGGATGTTCTGGCCCGAAATCCGCCTCGAGGCGCGTTACTCGCGCGCCGGCGGGGGCCGGCAGATCCTGTTTCCCGTGGGCGACCTCATGAACCCGGTGTACCAGACGTTGAACGACATCCTGGGGTCGCAGGGGCAGCCCGCGCCGTTCCCGACGATCGAAAACGTCGAGATTCCGTTTTTGCGGGAGCGGGAGCAGGATACGCGTGTCCGCCTCCTGCAGCCGATTTACCAGCCGGCGATCCGGCAAAATTACCGGCTCCAGGGTCACCTGATGGAGGCGCAGGAAGCCGGGCTCGAGGCGTTTCGGCGGCAACTGGCGCGCGACATCAAGGTGGCCTATTACGATTACCTGAAAGCCCAGCGCGCCGTCGATATTTTCGCCTCGGCGCATGGCGTGGTCGCGGAAAATGTCCGCGTGAACGAGCGGCTCGTGCAATACGCGAAGGCGACCGACGAGGCCGTGATGCGCGCGCGGGCCGAGTTTTTCGATGTGGAACAGCAGCAGGCCGATGCCGCGCGCCAGCGCGATCTGGCCCGATCGTATTTCAACTTCCTCCTCAATCGCCCGCTGGATGCCGCTATCGACGCGCCGGCCGACGACGCTCGGCTGCCGGTCGCCACGTACCGGCTTGCGGTACTCCGTCCGTCCGAAGCCGTCGCCATAGACGCCCTCGCGCGGCGGCAGGAACGGAAGCAGCTGGATGCCGCGGTGCTGGCATCGAGCGCCTCGATCGACATCCAGAGAAGTAATGCGATGCCCGGCGTGGCGCTGGCATTTGATCTCGGGATTCAGGGGGAGGACTATGGCATCGCCGGCGACCGTTCCTACTACATGGCGTCGGTCGTCCTCCAGTGGAAGTTATTCGACGGTTTCCAGGAACGCGCTCGCATCCAGCAGGCGCGCCTCGACACCCGCCGGCTCGAACTCCAGAGGGAAGAGCTGGACGATCAGATCCGGCTGCAGGTGCAGGACGCTATGGATAACCTGGAGGTCGCCCATCGCTCCCTCGCCACGGCCGAGGAGCGCCTCCTCGCCTCGCGCGAAGGGTACCGCCGCGTGGCCCGGAAATACGAGGAGGGGATGGAAAATCAGGTGACGCTGCTTGATGCCCGAGACGTATGGACCCGCGCCGAGCTGAATATGAACATCACCCGGTACGATCTCCTCATCCGGCTTGCCGAGTTGGAGTTCGCGGCCGGCGGCGAATGACGGCTCAGGGCTTAGCACCTGGTGATCATAGTCTTTCCCCCTGCCGTCATCCCCGCGAACGCGGGGAACCATGCAACCATCAAGCCTCGCATGGATCCCCAATCAAGTTGGGGATGACGAGGCGGCGGTAAAGCACAACGTGTACGATTCAATCAAGGCCACACCCCATGAAAATCGATCAATTGGTACCTCTTTCTGGCGCCGGGCGCTCGAACGTCCTGACCCTGGCGCTGCTGCCGGCACTTTTGCTCGCCACCCTCGCGTTCGTCGGCTGCAACCGCAACGCCGACGCCGAGCAGCCTGGACCCCCGTCGGATGCGCTGGCGGTGCGCACTGCTCCGGTCGTGCGGGATACCCGCCCGATGCCGATCTACACCAGCGGCCGACTGGCGGCCAAGAGCGAGATGAAACTCTCCTTCAAGATCGGCGGCCTGGTCGATGGGCTGTTTGTCGATGAAGGCGCGCGGGTTCGCGCCGGCGCGGTGCTCGCGCAGCTCAACCGGACGGAGATCGACGCCCAGGTGCTCCAGGCGGAACGGGCCGACGAGAAAGCCCAACGGGATCTTGAACGGGTTGAGGCGCTGTTCGCGGACTCGGTCGCGACGCTTGAGCAGGTGCAGGATGCGCGCACGGGCGCCGAGATTGCGGGAGCCAGCCTGCGCATCGCCGCCTTCAACCGGCAGCATGCCACCATCGTGGCACCCGTGTCGGGCCGTGTCTTACGCCGGCTCGCCGAGCCCAACGAGTTGGTGCAGGCCGGTCAGCCGCTGTTCCTGTTCGCCGGCGACACCAGCGGGTGGATCGTGAGGATGGGTCTGGCCGATCGCGACATCGTAAAACTGAGCCTGGCGGACTCCGTTCATCTGGCCTTCGATGCCTATCCGGATGTCTTGTTTACGGGCTACGTCAGTGAGATAGCCGACGCCGCCGACCCGCTGAGTGGCACCTTCGAAGTGGAAGTCGCGATCGCGGATCCCGCCGGCAAGCTCAAGTCCGGCTTCATCGCCCGCGCCTCGTTGTACCCGTCGCAGGCAGAGACCTACGACTTCGTGCCCGTGGAGGCGCTGGTGGAGGGAGATGGCCAGGAAGGGATCGTTTATGGCCTCGGCAGCGACCGAAAGGTGCAAAAACATGTGATCCGGATCGGCCGAATGCTCGATAACGAAGTGGCGGTAGCGGCCGGCCTCGAGGGGGTGGACGAGGTGATCACCGAAGGCGCCGGCTTCCTCAACGATGGCGACTCGGTAAGGGTTGTCGATTAACCCCATCCATTTTGCCCTTTCATTTTGCCTTTTGCCCTTTTCATTTTGCCCTATGAAACTCCCTTCCCTCGCCATCCAGAACTACCCGTTTACCATCGTCATGATGGTGTTGCTGACGCTGCTCGGTGTTGTCAGCTTCATGACCATGCCGCGCGCGGAGGACCCGGCGATCCAGACCCCCGGGACAAGTATTATCGTCGTGTTT
This genomic window contains:
- a CDS encoding efflux RND transporter periplasmic adaptor subunit, yielding MKGAKRLMLILGIIIVIVGGGGAAYKAYSDKDQEEVIPHVLASRGDIVDKALAVGTIEPRVEVSVKSQFSGVARRQFADVGDFVKAGDPLLEIKPTPTPRELVDAERMIQLRELEVNNLKAEYDRQTTLHDKQLVADQEFERSRRSYEEARLQVQIAREQLELLREGRVSTESGSFETVVRAPVSGFILDKMVEIGDNVVPLTSYQEGTVLMTMADMNDLIFRGTVDEIDVGRLKEGMNSVIKVGALPNAKVTGLLARIWLKAEKEDNSTVFPVELEILSATEKEATSPESNPATVVLRAGYSANAEIIIEQRVNVLLIPERVIEFSGDTARVNVLLADNALEERIIQTGLSDAIQIEVLSGIAEGDKVREKPPKVIE
- a CDS encoding TetR/AcrR family transcriptional regulator; the protein is MSTSERRQEEKERRRTEIVDAAERVFAMKGLDRATMADVADEARLSRGLVYFYFKDKDDLYLALTVRAFERLREAFETAVVHQPDGLHKITAIGRAYVAFHREQPLYFQAMADIEARAVPMAPVEATENATACMREGECILQFMAAVITEGIADGSIRPDVGDPMLTGINLWGFTHGIIQLAANKADMLFELHQVHSEALIDQGFHMMLRALAPPTPG
- a CDS encoding TolC family protein, whose product is MMKRQCICAVNGRFWLLLLLAALLGVYLFRPEPARAQTPLEGYVEAGLVSNLALQQRSLDLEKSLRALDEARGMFWPEIRLEARYSRAGGGRQILFPVGDLMNPVYQTLNDILGSQGQPAPFPTIENVEIPFLREREQDTRVRLLQPIYQPAIRQNYRLQGHLMEAQEAGLEAFRRQLARDIKVAYYDYLKAQRAVDIFASAHGVVAENVRVNERLVQYAKATDEAVMRARAEFFDVEQQQADAARQRDLARSYFNFLLNRPLDAAIDAPADDARLPVATYRLAVLRPSEAVAIDALARRQERKQLDAAVLASSASIDIQRSNAMPGVALAFDLGIQGEDYGIAGDRSYYMASVVLQWKLFDGFQERARIQQARLDTRRLELQREELDDQIRLQVQDAMDNLEVAHRSLATAEERLLASREGYRRVARKYEEGMENQVTLLDARDVWTRAELNMNITRYDLLIRLAELEFAAGGE
- a CDS encoding efflux RND transporter periplasmic adaptor subunit gives rise to the protein MKIDQLVPLSGAGRSNVLTLALLPALLLATLAFVGCNRNADAEQPGPPSDALAVRTAPVVRDTRPMPIYTSGRLAAKSEMKLSFKIGGLVDGLFVDEGARVRAGAVLAQLNRTEIDAQVLQAERADEKAQRDLERVEALFADSVATLEQVQDARTGAEIAGASLRIAAFNRQHATIVAPVSGRVLRRLAEPNELVQAGQPLFLFAGDTSGWIVRMGLADRDIVKLSLADSVHLAFDAYPDVLFTGYVSEIADAADPLSGTFEVEVAIADPAGKLKSGFIARASLYPSQAETYDFVPVEALVEGDGQEGIVYGLGSDRKVQKHVIRIGRMLDNEVAVAAGLEGVDEVITEGAGFLNDGDSVRVVD